One segment of Haloplanus natans DSM 17983 DNA contains the following:
- a CDS encoding alpha-ketoacid dehydrogenase subunit beta — MSTDTQTETQNLTLVQAVRDGLRTEMQRDGDVIVLGEDVGKNGGVFRATEGLYEEFGDDRVIDTPLAESGIVGTSIGMAAYGLRPVPEIQFMGFIYPAFDQIISHAARLRTRTRGRFTCPMVVRAPYGGGIRAPEHHSESKEAFFVHEPGLKVVIPSTPADTKGLLASAIRDPDPVIFLEPKLIYRAFREDVPTGEHTVPLGEAAVRREGSDVSVYTWGAMTRPTMEAAENLAAEGVECEVIDLRTLSPLDRETIVDSFEKTGRAAVVHEAPRTGGLGGEITAILQEESLLYQEAPIERITGFDTPVPLYALEDYYLPSPTRIEDGIREVVDFR; from the coding sequence ATGAGCACTGATACCCAGACCGAGACACAGAATCTGACGCTGGTACAGGCGGTACGGGACGGTCTCCGCACCGAGATGCAACGTGACGGGGACGTGATCGTCCTCGGGGAGGACGTGGGGAAAAACGGCGGCGTGTTCCGCGCCACCGAGGGCCTCTACGAGGAGTTCGGCGACGACCGCGTGATCGACACGCCGCTCGCGGAGTCGGGGATCGTCGGCACCTCCATCGGCATGGCCGCCTACGGCCTCCGGCCGGTGCCCGAAATCCAGTTCATGGGCTTCATCTACCCCGCGTTCGACCAGATCATCAGCCACGCGGCCCGCCTGCGCACCCGGACCCGCGGGCGCTTTACCTGTCCGATGGTCGTCCGGGCGCCCTACGGCGGCGGCATCCGCGCCCCCGAACACCACTCCGAGTCGAAGGAGGCCTTCTTCGTCCACGAACCCGGGCTGAAGGTGGTGATCCCCTCGACGCCCGCCGACACCAAGGGCCTCCTCGCCTCGGCCATCCGCGACCCCGACCCCGTCATCTTCCTCGAACCCAAACTCATCTACCGCGCGTTCCGCGAGGACGTGCCGACCGGCGAGCACACGGTCCCGCTCGGCGAGGCCGCGGTGCGTCGCGAGGGAAGCGACGTGTCCGTCTACACGTGGGGCGCGATGACCCGGCCGACGATGGAGGCCGCCGAGAACCTGGCCGCCGAAGGCGTCGAGTGTGAAGTGATCGACCTGCGGACGCTCTCGCCGCTGGATCGCGAGACCATCGTCGACTCCTTCGAGAAGACGGGCCGGGCCGCAGTCGTCCACGAGGCCCCCCGAACCGGCGGGCTCGGCGGCGAGATAACCGCGATCCTGCAGGAGGAGTCCCTGCTCTACCAGGAGGCGCCCATCGAACGAATCACCGGCTTCGACACCCCCGTCCCCCTCTACGCGCTGGAGGACTACTACCTCCCCTCGCCGACCCGGATCGAAGACGGCATCCGGGAGGTCGTCGACTTCCGATGA
- a CDS encoding dihydrolipoamide acetyltransferase family protein yields the protein MTVETFELPDVGEGVAEGELVRWLVEKGEEIDEDQPLAEVETDKALVDLPSPFAGTVVELHAEEGEMVPVGTVIVSIDVGGDGDEAEAEPRSESESESAPTDATVDDGSEAAAGGRVFASPSTRRLARELGVDIAGVEGSGAGGRVTGADVRAAAEGTGDPTPRSVDASATSVVEDGDEGADADDAETHRESADAVTAATEAAGGIDAADRDRTLAAPATRRLADELGVDLDAVPTDERRDGEAFVTPERVREFAATADADPTASAPADGARPGNRIPYRGVRRAIGEQMERAKYTAPHVTHTDEVDVTRLVETKTELEPYAAEADVSLTYLPFVMRAVTRALQEFPQVNASLDEDAEEIVLHDDYNIGVATATDAGLMVPVVEDVDTKGLLELAAETATKVERARDRSIDREEMQGGTFTITNVGVIGGEYATPIVNYPEVAILALGKVAERPRVVDGEVVPRYTLPLSLSVDHRVVDGAVAARFTNRVMALLAAPARLLVD from the coding sequence ATGACCGTCGAGACGTTCGAACTCCCCGACGTGGGCGAGGGCGTCGCCGAGGGCGAACTCGTCCGCTGGCTGGTCGAGAAAGGGGAAGAGATCGACGAGGACCAGCCGCTCGCGGAGGTGGAGACGGACAAGGCGCTCGTCGATCTGCCCTCACCCTTCGCGGGAACGGTGGTCGAACTGCACGCCGAGGAGGGGGAGATGGTGCCCGTGGGCACCGTCATCGTCTCCATCGACGTGGGCGGCGACGGGGACGAGGCGGAAGCGGAACCGCGATCGGAATCGGAGTCCGAGAGTGCCCCCACCGACGCCACGGTCGACGACGGGAGCGAGGCCGCCGCCGGCGGCCGCGTCTTCGCCTCCCCGAGCACCCGTCGACTGGCCCGCGAACTCGGCGTCGACATCGCTGGCGTCGAGGGATCAGGGGCGGGCGGGCGCGTCACCGGCGCGGACGTGCGGGCGGCGGCCGAGGGGACGGGCGACCCGACGCCACGGTCGGTCGACGCGTCGGCGACGAGCGTGGTGGAAGACGGCGACGAGGGGGCCGACGCCGACGACGCCGAAACGCACCGCGAATCGGCCGACGCCGTGACGGCGGCGACGGAGGCGGCGGGCGGGATCGACGCCGCGGACCGCGACCGAACCCTCGCCGCCCCGGCGACGCGACGGCTCGCGGACGAACTCGGCGTCGACCTCGACGCGGTGCCGACCGACGAACGCCGCGACGGGGAGGCGTTCGTCACGCCCGAGAGGGTCCGGGAGTTCGCGGCGACGGCCGACGCCGACCCGACGGCGTCGGCCCCCGCCGACGGGGCGCGGCCCGGCAACCGTATCCCGTACCGCGGCGTCCGCCGCGCCATCGGCGAGCAGATGGAGCGGGCGAAATACACCGCCCCCCACGTCACCCACACCGACGAGGTGGACGTGACGCGGCTGGTGGAGACGAAGACCGAACTCGAACCGTACGCCGCCGAGGCGGACGTGTCCCTCACCTACCTCCCTTTCGTCATGCGCGCCGTGACGCGGGCGCTGCAGGAGTTCCCGCAGGTCAACGCGTCACTCGACGAGGACGCCGAGGAAATCGTCCTTCACGACGACTACAACATCGGCGTGGCGACGGCGACGGACGCGGGGCTGATGGTCCCGGTGGTCGAGGACGTCGACACCAAGGGCCTCCTCGAACTCGCCGCCGAGACGGCAACGAAGGTCGAACGGGCACGCGACCGCTCGATCGACCGCGAGGAGATGCAGGGTGGCACCTTCACCATCACCAACGTCGGCGTCATCGGCGGGGAGTACGCGACGCCCATCGTCAACTACCCCGAAGTCGCCATCCTGGCGCTCGGGAAAGTCGCGGAACGGCCCCGCGTCGTCGACGGCGAAGTGGTCCCCCGATACACCCTGCCGCTCTCCCTGTCGGTGGATCACCGCGTCGTCGACGGCGCCGTCGCCGCCCGATTCACCAACCGCGTGATGGCGTTGCTCGCGGCGCCCGCGCGGTTACTGGTCGACTGA
- the ilvA gene encoding threonine ammonia-lyase gives MTETVTLADIEAARDRFDDPAIVRRTPIETNRSLSEMSGADVHLKMEHLQRTGSFKTRGAYNKLKQEAGSDKHVVAASAGNHAQGVALAATTVGLESTIVMPENAPQTKVDATRGYGATVELHGSNFGEAMAHAKSLAEKPGMLFVHAYDDPAIVAGQGTLGLEIHEQVPDVDTVIVPIGGGGLIGGISTALKALDDSIRVIGVQAELASTVHESLRKGAPVDEESPKTIADGIATGSISELTLGLIEDHVDEVVTVSDDDIARAILTVLERAKQLVEGAGAASVAAMLSDRVDVESETVVPLLCGGNIDMSMLQTVLTHALTDRNQLLHLRIRIRDQPGEMGRISSIIGEKGANIRTVRHDRAVGDLHVGDAYLVFQVIASGENHANAVMAAIKDAGYEVERVN, from the coding sequence ATGACTGAGACGGTCACACTGGCGGACATCGAAGCCGCGCGCGACCGATTCGACGACCCGGCTATCGTCAGACGGACCCCGATCGAGACGAACCGCTCGCTCTCGGAGATGTCGGGCGCGGACGTGCACCTGAAGATGGAGCATCTGCAGCGGACGGGGTCGTTCAAGACCCGCGGGGCGTACAACAAGCTGAAACAGGAGGCGGGAAGCGACAAACACGTCGTGGCGGCGAGCGCGGGCAACCACGCCCAGGGCGTCGCGCTGGCGGCGACGACGGTGGGGCTGGAGTCGACCATCGTGATGCCGGAGAACGCTCCCCAGACGAAGGTCGACGCCACGCGGGGCTACGGCGCGACGGTCGAACTCCACGGCTCGAACTTCGGCGAGGCGATGGCCCACGCCAAGTCGCTGGCCGAGAAGCCGGGAATGCTGTTCGTCCACGCCTACGACGACCCCGCCATCGTCGCCGGACAGGGGACGCTGGGGCTGGAGATCCACGAGCAGGTTCCGGACGTCGATACGGTGATCGTGCCCATCGGGGGCGGGGGGTTGATCGGCGGTATCAGCACGGCACTGAAGGCACTGGACGACTCGATCCGCGTGATCGGCGTGCAGGCGGAACTGGCGTCGACGGTCCACGAGAGCCTGCGCAAGGGAGCGCCGGTCGACGAGGAGTCCCCGAAGACCATCGCGGACGGCATCGCCACGGGGAGCATCTCCGAACTCACGCTCGGCCTGATCGAGGACCACGTCGACGAAGTGGTGACGGTGAGCGACGACGACATCGCGCGGGCCATCCTCACGGTGCTCGAACGCGCCAAACAGTTGGTGGAGGGGGCGGGCGCGGCCTCGGTCGCAGCGATGCTGAGCGATCGGGTGGACGTAGAGAGCGAGACGGTCGTCCCGCTGCTCTGTGGGGGCAACATCGACATGTCGATGCTCCAGACGGTATTGACCCACGCACTGACCGACCGGAACCAGTTGCTCCACCTCCGCATCCGCATCCGGGACCAGCCCGGCGAGATGGGCCGTATCTCGAGTATCATCGGCGAGAAAGGCGCGAACATCCGGACTGTGAGACACGACCGCGCGGTCGGTGACCTCCACGTCGGCGACGCCTATCTGGTCTTCCAGGTGATCGCGAGCGGTGAGAACCACGCGAACGCGGTCATGGCGGCTATCAAGGACGCGGGCTACGAAGTCGAGCGCGTGAACTGA
- the gcvPA gene encoding aminomethyl-transferring glycine dehydrogenase subunit GcvPA, translating into MPYATHSDAERSAMLDAVGVSDPDELFDIPESVRFDGEYGIEGRSERATRAAVEGILDESPDLTEFLGGGHYDHYVPSVVDHLSLRSEFLTSYTQYQPEITQGFLQALFEFQSLVVELTGLGVANCSMYDRATALGEAALLADRVRQSSGETVLVPESLPDRVRSVLDNYTDGPDIGVDTYPTSGGTVDVDALAARVDDDVSLVYAATPNARGVLEPDLGAVGDLAADHDALFCVGSDAVALSVLEPPESYGADVVVGDAGVLGLPTTYGMGLGLFACREEFLRQVPGRLVGASEDGAGNRAYTLTLQTREQHIRRERATSNICTNQAWLALRAAIHAAWLGPDGLVELAEECVTGIEETCERIDALDGFTAPVYDGHHFREALVDCAEPASDVIDRCREAGIALRTVEDGGEERLAVCVTDTNREQVDALLDALAPETEVPAV; encoded by the coding sequence ATGCCGTACGCGACTCACTCCGACGCTGAGCGATCGGCGATGCTCGACGCGGTCGGGGTATCGGACCCCGACGAACTGTTCGACATCCCCGAATCGGTTCGGTTCGACGGCGAGTACGGGATCGAGGGCCGGTCGGAGCGGGCGACCCGCGCGGCCGTCGAGGGTATCCTCGACGAGTCGCCCGATCTGACCGAGTTCCTCGGCGGTGGTCACTACGACCACTACGTCCCCTCCGTGGTCGATCACCTCTCGTTGCGCTCGGAGTTTCTCACCAGTTACACGCAGTACCAACCCGAGATCACACAGGGGTTCCTGCAGGCCCTGTTCGAGTTCCAGTCGCTCGTCGTGGAGTTGACCGGCCTGGGCGTCGCCAACTGCTCGATGTACGACCGCGCGACGGCGCTGGGCGAAGCCGCCCTGCTCGCCGACCGGGTGCGTCAGTCGAGCGGCGAGACGGTCCTCGTCCCCGAGAGCCTGCCCGACCGGGTGCGGTCGGTGCTTGACAACTACACCGACGGTCCGGACATCGGCGTCGACACCTACCCCACGAGCGGGGGGACGGTCGACGTGGACGCCCTCGCCGCCCGGGTCGACGACGACGTGTCACTGGTCTACGCCGCGACGCCGAACGCCCGCGGGGTGCTCGAACCCGACCTCGGCGCGGTCGGTGACCTCGCGGCCGACCACGACGCCCTGTTCTGTGTCGGCTCCGACGCGGTTGCCCTGTCGGTGCTCGAACCCCCCGAATCGTACGGTGCGGACGTGGTCGTCGGCGACGCCGGCGTCCTCGGCCTGCCGACGACCTACGGGATGGGCCTCGGCCTCTTCGCCTGCCGCGAGGAGTTCCTCCGACAGGTGCCGGGACGGCTCGTCGGCGCCAGCGAGGACGGCGCGGGGAATCGTGCGTACACGCTGACCCTGCAGACCCGCGAACAGCACATCCGCCGGGAGCGCGCCACCTCGAACATCTGCACGAACCAGGCGTGGCTGGCGCTCCGGGCGGCCATCCACGCCGCGTGGCTCGGCCCAGACGGCCTCGTCGAGTTGGCCGAGGAGTGCGTGACGGGCATCGAGGAGACCTGCGAGCGGATCGACGCGCTCGACGGCTTCACCGCGCCCGTCTACGACGGCCACCACTTCCGCGAGGCGCTGGTCGACTGTGCGGAGCCTGCGAGCGACGTGATCGACCGATGCCGGGAGGCCGGTATCGCCCTCCGGACCGTCGAGGACGGCGGCGAGGAGCGACTGGCCGTCTGCGTGACCGACACCAACCGCGAGCAGGTGGACGCGCTGCTCGACGCCCTCGCGCCCGAGACGGAGGTGCCTGCCGTATGA
- the gcvPB gene encoding aminomethyl-transferring glycine dehydrogenase subunit GcvPB, with the protein MSQERRERSDDSGEATDPPHQQTRWYAGGQYEPLLSEKRSKSVGVESSLPDDLTRDELELPALAEPEVSRHYTRLSQMNFGIESGTIPLGSCTMKYNPKFTEDVAAHRGNRVHPHRADADKQGVLHLLYDLQETLATIGGMDAVTLQPPAGAAGEFTGIQVAKAYHDANGDDRSEVIVPESAHGTNFASASMAGYDVVELPSNEDGRVEVDALEAAVNDDTALLMLTNPNTLGLFERSIEEIAEIVHDAGGLLYYDGANLNSLLGKARPGDMGFDIMHFNLHKTFATPHGGGGPGQGPIGVGEALASFLPTPQVRETDEGYETYEPDHTIGRVHEFVGNWLVLVKAYAYILRHGDEGLETVSETAVLNANYLASRIEYEVPYGPFHHEFVASADADAGDVAKSMLDHGVHPPTTKWPEIVDEALMTEPTETESKRRLDDLAAAFNAVTGMAEDDLAETPRTTTARRIDQASAARNPRLSWHALDE; encoded by the coding sequence ATGAGCCAGGAACGTCGCGAGCGATCCGACGACTCCGGCGAGGCGACCGATCCGCCCCACCAGCAGACGCGCTGGTACGCGGGCGGGCAGTACGAACCGCTCCTGAGCGAGAAGCGCTCGAAGTCGGTGGGCGTCGAGTCGTCGCTACCGGACGACCTGACGCGTGACGAACTCGAACTCCCCGCGCTCGCGGAGCCGGAGGTGTCCCGGCACTACACGCGGCTCTCCCAGATGAACTTCGGCATCGAATCCGGCACCATCCCGCTGGGGTCGTGTACCATGAAGTACAACCCCAAATTCACGGAGGACGTGGCGGCCCACCGGGGCAACCGGGTGCATCCCCACCGCGCCGACGCCGACAAACAGGGGGTTCTCCACCTGCTGTACGACCTCCAGGAGACGCTCGCGACCATCGGCGGGATGGACGCGGTGACGCTCCAGCCGCCGGCGGGCGCGGCGGGCGAGTTCACGGGCATCCAGGTGGCGAAGGCCTACCACGACGCGAACGGCGACGACCGGAGCGAGGTGATCGTCCCGGAATCGGCCCACGGAACCAACTTCGCCAGCGCGTCGATGGCCGGCTACGACGTGGTCGAACTCCCGTCGAACGAGGACGGGCGCGTCGAGGTCGACGCCCTGGAGGCGGCGGTGAACGACGACACCGCCCTCCTGATGCTCACCAACCCCAACACGCTCGGGTTGTTCGAGCGGTCGATCGAGGAGATCGCCGAGATCGTCCACGACGCGGGCGGCCTGCTCTACTACGACGGCGCGAACCTCAACTCCCTCTTGGGGAAGGCCCGCCCCGGCGACATGGGCTTCGACATCATGCATTTCAACCTGCACAAGACGTTCGCGACGCCCCACGGCGGCGGCGGGCCGGGACAGGGGCCGATCGGCGTCGGGGAAGCCCTCGCGTCCTTCCTCCCGACCCCGCAGGTCCGCGAAACCGACGAGGGGTACGAGACGTACGAACCCGACCACACCATCGGCCGGGTCCACGAGTTCGTGGGTAACTGGCTGGTGCTGGTGAAAGCGTACGCATACATCCTGCGCCACGGCGACGAGGGGTTGGAGACCGTGAGCGAAACCGCCGTTCTCAACGCCAACTACCTCGCCTCGCGGATCGAGTACGAGGTGCCGTACGGCCCCTTCCACCACGAGTTCGTCGCGAGCGCGGACGCCGACGCGGGCGACGTGGCGAAGTCGATGCTCGATCACGGCGTCCACCCGCCGACGACGAAGTGGCCCGAAATCGTCGACGAGGCGCTGATGACGGAGCCGACGGAGACCGAATCCAAGCGGCGACTCGACGACCTCGCGGCGGCGTTCAACGCCGTCACGGGGATGGCCGAGGACGACCTGGCCGAGACGCCGCGGACGACGACGGCCCGGCGGATCGATCAGGCCTCCGCGGCCCGGAACCCGCGGCTGTCGTGGCACGCGCTGGACGAGTAG
- the glyA gene encoding serine hydroxymethyltransferase, with protein MTSSHSHLQETDPAVAEAIAGEERRQETNLEMIASENHVSEAVMEAQGSVMTNKYAEGYPGERYYGGCQHMDTVETLAIDRATELFGADHVNVQPHSGTQANMGVYFAVLEPGDRVMSLDLNHGGHLSHGHHVNFSGQLYEVEQYGVDPETGYIDYDELATQAAEFDPDMIVSGSSAYPREFDWERLGAIADDVGAYHLSDIAHITGLVAAGVHSSPVDHADFVTGSTHKTIRAGRGGMIMTTEEYADAVDKAIFPGGQGGPLMHNIAGKAVGFGEALEPDFVDYAEQVVANAKTLVDVFTDAGIQPVSGGTDKHLLLLDLRESHPDLTGEDAEDALDDVGITVNKNTVPGETRSPFVTSGIRIGTPALTTRGMDTGAMETVGELIVDRLNNPDDADVASEVRDEVDRLCAEFPVYE; from the coding sequence GTGACATCGAGCCACTCGCACCTACAGGAGACCGACCCCGCGGTCGCCGAAGCCATCGCGGGCGAGGAGCGACGGCAGGAGACCAACCTGGAGATGATCGCGTCGGAGAACCACGTCTCCGAGGCGGTGATGGAGGCCCAGGGAAGCGTCATGACGAACAAGTACGCCGAGGGCTACCCCGGCGAGCGCTACTACGGCGGCTGTCAGCACATGGACACCGTCGAGACCCTCGCCATCGACCGCGCGACGGAACTCTTCGGCGCCGATCACGTCAACGTCCAGCCCCACAGCGGGACGCAGGCGAACATGGGTGTCTACTTCGCGGTGCTGGAGCCCGGCGACCGCGTCATGTCGCTGGACCTGAACCACGGCGGCCACCTCAGCCACGGCCACCACGTCAACTTCTCCGGCCAACTCTACGAGGTCGAACAGTACGGCGTCGACCCCGAGACGGGCTACATCGACTACGACGAACTGGCCACACAGGCCGCCGAGTTCGATCCCGACATGATCGTCAGCGGCTCCTCCGCCTACCCCCGCGAGTTCGACTGGGAACGCCTCGGCGCCATCGCCGACGACGTGGGCGCCTACCACCTCTCGGATATCGCTCACATCACCGGCCTCGTCGCCGCGGGCGTCCACTCCTCGCCCGTCGACCACGCCGACTTCGTGACGGGGAGTACGCACAAGACCATCCGCGCCGGCCGGGGCGGAATGATCATGACGACCGAAGAGTACGCCGACGCGGTGGATAAGGCCATCTTCCCCGGCGGGCAGGGCGGCCCCCTGATGCACAACATCGCGGGCAAGGCGGTCGGGTTCGGCGAGGCGCTCGAACCCGACTTCGTCGACTACGCGGAGCAGGTCGTCGCGAACGCGAAGACGCTCGTCGACGTGTTCACCGACGCGGGCATCCAGCCGGTGTCGGGCGGGACGGACAAACACCTCCTCCTGCTGGACCTGCGGGAGTCCCATCCGGACCTCACGGGCGAGGACGCGGAGGACGCCCTCGACGACGTGGGAATCACGGTGAACAAGAACACGGTGCCCGGCGAGACGCGGTCGCCGTTCGTCACCAGCGGCATCCGCATCGGGACGCCCGCGCTCACCACGCGCGGCATGGACACCGGGGCGATGGAGACGGTGGGCGAACTGATCGTCGACCGGCTGAACAACCCCGACGACGCCGACGTGGCGAGCGAGGTTCGTGACGAAGTGGACCGGCTCTGTGCCGAATTCCCCGTCTACGAATAA